The sequence AACCCACCAAGAATGACCCAAACCCACCAAGAACCACCTCAAACCCACCAAGAATgacccaaatccaacaaggatgacccaaaaccaccccaaacccaccaagagccaccccaaacccaccaagAATGACCCAAACCCACCAagaaccaccccaaacccaccaaggatgaccccaaacccaccaagAACCAAGGATATCCATGGAGGTGACACCCCCCGCTTGTCCCCACCCCAGACAAGACCATCATCATGTGGAAGCTGACGCGCGATGAGACCAACTACGGGATCCCGCagcgggcgctgcgcggccactcGCACTTCGTCAGCGACGTGGTCATCTCCTCGGACGGGCAGTTTGCGCTCTCAGGCTCCTGGGACGGGACCCTGCGCCTCTGGGACCTCACCACGTCCGTTTTGGGGTTCCACCTAAAATTTGGGGGTCTTTAgagaaggttttggggtcccaccagGGTCAGAATTTGGGTAAATCCCgaatttttggggtgggattgaGAAGGTTTGAGGTGTCCACCATCCTTTCTTCTCTGGGATCTCACTacgtgggttttggggtcccaccagGGTCAGAATTTGGGTAAATCCtgaatttttggggtgggattgaGAAGGTTTGAGGTGTCCACCATCCTTTCTTCTCTGGGATCTCACCacgtgggttttggggtcccaccagGGTCAGGTTGTCCCAAAagttggggaaatttgggatttttggggtgggattgaGGTGTCCACCATCCTTTCTCCTCTGGGATCTCACCacgtgggttttggggtcccaccagGGGTTTTGGGTCTCACCAGCGTCAGAtcatcccaaaatttgggtaaatcccaaatttttgggtcggaatttgggattttcgaGCTGCTCGCCCCTCTCCCGATGATTAGACCTGACGTCTCCATCCGATCCCACGGGATCTGACGACACGTCCTGCAATGATGATGGGAGAACATTTCGGGGGAGCAGCCCAATTTTGGGcaaaattttggggtgtcccagacAAGAAGACCATCATTTATGGAACCGAActcatcccaccccaaaaaacattttttcaccCCAATTCCTGcctgtttttccccatttttggtgggtttttttggttctCCATGTGGTTTTTGGGTTCTCAACCTGGTTTTGGGGTTCTCCacctggtttttggggttctccACCTGGTTTTTGAGTTTTCCAACTGGTTTTAGGGTTCTCCacctggttttggggttcctcCATGGTTTTTTGGGTTCTCCACCTGGTTTTTTGGTTCCTCCATGGTTTTTTGGGTTCTCCacctggtttttggggttctctACCTGCTTTTTGAGTTTTCcatttggttttttgggttctccacctggtttttggggttctccACCTGGTTTATGGGTTCTCCACCTGGCTTTTTGGTTTTCCACCTGGTTTTGGGGTTCTCCACCTGGTTTTTGGGTTCTCCCCatggttttttggggttctcCCCGTGGTTTTTGAGTTCTCCACCTGGTTTTTGGTTTCCCCCATGTTTTTTTGGGTTCTCCacctggtttttggggttccacCATGGTTTTCAGGCTGCTGACCTCGATCCTCGCAGGGGGACGACCACGAGGCGCTTCGTGGGTCACACCAAGGACGTTCTGAGCGTGGCCTTCTCCTCGGACAACCGGCAGATCGTGTCCGGCTCGCGGGACAAGACCATCAAGCTCTGGAACACCTTGGGGGTCTGCAAGTACACGGTGCAGGTGAGACCTGGGCAGGGTCGATTTTGGGACTTTGGGGgcgtttttggggggttttggtcctttttggtgggtttgaggTGGTTCTTGGTGGGTTTGAGGTGGTTCTTGGTGGGTTTGGGTCATTCTTGGTGGGTTTAGGGTCGTTCTTGGTGGGTTTAGGGTCGTTcttggtgggtttggggtcagttttggtGGGTTTGGATCATCCTTGTTGGGTTTGGATCGTTCTTGGTGGGTTTTGGTcatttttggtgggtttgggtCATCCTTGGTGGGTTTGGGATTGTTCTTGGTGGGTTTTGGTCATTTTTGGTGGCTTTGGGTCATCCTTGGTGGGTTTGGGTCGTTcttggtgggtttggggtcagttttggtGGGTTTGGATCATCCTTGTTGGGTTTGGATCGTTCTTGGTGGGTTTTGGTCATTCTTGGTGGGTTTGGGTCATCCTTGGTAGGTTTGGGGTGGTTCTTGGTGGGTTTGGGTCATTCTTGGTGGCTTTGGGTCGTTCTTGGTGGTTCTGGGTCATCCTTGGTGGCTTTGGGTCATTCTTGGTGGGTTTGGGTCATTCTTGGTGGCTTTGGGTCGTTCTTGGTGGTTCTGGGTCATCCTTGGTGGCTTTGGGTCATTCTTGGTGGGTTTGGGTCATTCTTGGTGGCTTTGGGTCATTCTTGGTGGTTTTGGGTCATTCTTGGTGGCTTTGGGTCATTCTTGGTGGCTTTGGGTCATCCTTGGTGGCTTTGGCTCATTCTTGGTGACTTTGGGTCATCCTTGGTggttttgggtcatttttggggtGGTTCTTGTTGGCTTTTGGGTCAATCTTGGAGAATTTGGGTCAACTTTGTTGACTTTTGGTCCTTTTTTGTTGCCGTTCTTTCGGTTCCTCCCGGTTCTCCTCCACCCTGCACTCCGTCCCGTCACCGGTGTCTTCTCCTGCCACGTCCCACCACAGGACGAGAGCCACTCCGAGTGGGTCTCCTGCGTCCGCTTCTCGCCCAACAGCAGCAACCCCATCATCGTCTCCTGCGGCTGGGACAAGCTGGTCAAGGTCAGCTTCTGGAGCTCCTCCaaacctccaaaaaaaccccaaattttggcTCTTCTCACCTGGAATTTCTCCATCCCAGGTGTGGAACTTGGCCAACTGCAAGCTGAAGACCAACCACATCGGCCACACGGGCTACCTCAACACGGTCACCGTGTCCCCCGACGGCTCGCTCTGCGCCTCCGGCGGCAAGGTGCGCCTGGGGTGGTCCTGGGAGGTTCCTCAGCTCCCGGGGGGTCTTCGTGGAGGTTCTGGAGATCTTCATGGAGGTTCTGGAGAACTTCATGGAGGTTTTGGAGATCTTTATGGAGGTTCTTAAGATCTTTATGGAGGTTTTGAGAACTTCATGGAGGTTTTGGAGA comes from Lonchura striata isolate bLonStr1 chromosome 29, bLonStr1.mat, whole genome shotgun sequence and encodes:
- the RACK1 gene encoding small ribosomal subunit protein RACK1, with amino-acid sequence MTEQMTLRGTLKGHNGWVTQIATTPQFPDMILSASRDKTIIMWKLTRDETNYGIPQRALRGHSHFVSDVVISSDGQFALSGSWDGTLRLWDLTTGTTTRRFVGHTKDVLSVAFSSDNRQIVSGSRDKTIKLWNTLGVCKYTVQDESHSEWVSCVRFSPNSSNPIIVSCGWDKLVKVWNLANCKLKTNHIGHTGYLNTVTVSPDGSLCASGGKDGQAMLWDLNEGKHLYTLDGGDVINALCFSPNRYWLCAATGPSIKIWDLEGKIIVDELKQEVISTSSKAEPPQCTSLAWSADGQTLFAGYTDNLVRVWQVTIGTR